Proteins encoded by one window of Pyrinomonadaceae bacterium:
- a CDS encoding rod shape-determining protein yields the protein MNILSGFFSEDLAIDLGTVNTIVYTPTQGVVLNEPSVVAVNKYSREVISVGSPALKLLGREPNDTEVYRPLRRGAIDNFEISQVFLRAVISRVQKHDHPKRSHLVVGVPGSSTPLERRSVRDAARDAKAGRVDLIDEGLAAAIGAGLDFEDEHAHMVVDIGGGTTNIAILASGGVVNSVSLPAAGNAMDDAIRDYLRLRYAVAFGERTIEHIKCELGSAAAFHNSQLDREVEIVGKQLANGAAKPVTISSREVRTALEPVLSEIISAVRRVIEDASPDVTADIYYSGVILTGGGALLHGMSDRLQSELDLKVTVPEDPLTTVALGAGRLLEDAERLQRATLRLDGPVWEQAEKLAVNW from the coding sequence ATGAATATTCTCAGTGGATTTTTCTCAGAAGATTTGGCGATTGATTTAGGCACGGTCAATACGATTGTTTACACGCCAACCCAGGGCGTCGTTTTGAACGAGCCTTCGGTGGTTGCCGTCAACAAGTACAGCCGCGAAGTCATCTCAGTGGGGTCGCCGGCTTTAAAGTTGCTCGGTCGCGAACCGAACGACACTGAAGTCTATCGGCCGCTGCGACGCGGCGCGATCGACAACTTCGAAATCTCGCAAGTGTTCCTGCGTGCAGTTATCAGCCGGGTCCAAAAGCACGACCATCCAAAGCGAAGTCACCTGGTTGTCGGCGTGCCCGGATCATCGACGCCGCTCGAACGTCGCTCGGTCCGCGATGCCGCGCGTGACGCGAAAGCTGGCCGCGTGGACTTGATTGACGAAGGACTGGCGGCAGCAATCGGCGCCGGATTGGATTTCGAAGACGAACACGCTCACATGGTCGTCGACATTGGCGGCGGCACCACGAACATCGCGATTCTCGCCTCGGGCGGCGTAGTTAATTCGGTGAGTCTGCCGGCCGCGGGCAACGCGATGGACGACGCGATTCGCGACTATCTGCGTTTGCGCTATGCCGTCGCATTTGGCGAGCGCACGATCGAACACATTAAGTGCGAGCTTGGCTCGGCCGCAGCATTCCATAACTCACAGCTCGACCGCGAAGTTGAGATCGTTGGCAAGCAACTCGCGAACGGCGCGGCCAAGCCCGTGACCATTAGTTCGCGCGAAGTCCGCACGGCGCTCGAGCCCGTGCTCTCGGAAATTATCTCAGCAGTGCGACGTGTGATTGAAGACGCCAGCCCGGATGTTACCGCCGATATTTACTATTCAGGCGTGATTCTGACCGGCGGGGGCGCGCTGCTGCACGGCATGTCCGATCGCCTGCAAAGTGAACTCGATCTGAAAGTGACGGTCCCTGAAGATCCGCTGACGACAGTGGCGCTCGGCGCCGGGCGTTTATTGGAAGATGCAGAGCGCTTGCAGCGCGCGACCCTGCGCCTGGACGGGCCGGTTTGGGAACAGGCAGAGAAGCTGGCAGTAAATTGGTAG
- the dusB gene encoding tRNA dihydrouridine synthase DusB encodes MNEIKPFKIRDVEISPPLVLSPMAGVTDISFRRLLKQRGGIGLTVSEFISVEGLTRNNPKSKRQMRFYENERPFAVQIFGGQAERMRMAAEMAEEIGADILDINCGCPAPKVVKHGGGSGLLRDLPRLETILKEIKKAITIPLTIKIRAGYSDSTINAVDTAKLAEDCGVEHIALHGRTKEQGYRGLANWDLVRAVKEVVKVPVSGSGDVTTIQQTFDRFRETGCDGVLIGRGAMANPWIFRQIEDVMHGREPFQPTLEDKRALLLEYFEMLQQDMPMIAAIGRMKQLAGQFTRGLQGGALFRTALYHSHSVDEILGRISEYFEAINNGLPYYGEGRPPGEIIEAPVLDSCEAATVAV; translated from the coding sequence ATGAACGAGATCAAGCCTTTCAAGATACGCGATGTTGAGATCAGTCCACCGCTGGTGCTTTCACCGATGGCGGGCGTGACCGACATTTCTTTTCGACGCCTGCTGAAACAGCGCGGCGGCATCGGCTTGACTGTCTCTGAATTCATCTCGGTCGAAGGCTTGACGCGCAACAACCCGAAATCGAAACGGCAGATGCGCTTTTACGAAAACGAGCGGCCGTTTGCGGTGCAGATTTTCGGCGGCCAGGCTGAGCGCATGCGCATGGCGGCTGAGATGGCGGAAGAAATCGGCGCAGATATTCTCGACATCAACTGCGGCTGCCCCGCCCCGAAAGTCGTGAAGCATGGCGGCGGTTCAGGATTGCTGCGCGATCTGCCGCGGCTGGAAACGATTCTGAAAGAGATCAAGAAAGCGATCACAATTCCGCTGACGATAAAGATTCGCGCCGGCTATTCGGACAGCACTATCAACGCGGTCGATACCGCTAAGCTTGCTGAAGACTGCGGGGTTGAGCACATCGCGCTGCACGGTCGGACAAAAGAGCAGGGCTATCGCGGGCTCGCCAATTGGGATTTGGTGCGCGCGGTTAAGGAAGTTGTGAAGGTGCCGGTTTCGGGCAGCGGCGACGTGACGACGATTCAGCAGACCTTCGATCGTTTTCGCGAGACTGGCTGTGATGGCGTGTTAATTGGACGTGGCGCGATGGCCAATCCGTGGATCTTCCGGCAGATCGAAGATGTGATGCACGGCCGCGAACCGTTTCAACCGACGTTGGAAGACAAGCGCGCGCTGCTGCTCGAATACTTTGAAATGCTGCAACAGGACATGCCGATGATCGCGGCGATTGGAAGGATGAAGCAGCTCGCCGGACAGTTTACGCGCGGCTTGCAGGGCGGCGCGCTCTTCCGCACCGCGCTCTATCATTCACATTCAGTCGATGAGATTCTCGGACGGATCTCGGAATACTTTGAAGCAATCAACAACGGGCTTCCCTACTACGGCGAAGGCCGTCCCCCCGGCGAAATCATCGAAGCCCCCGTGCTCGATTCCTGCGAAGCGGCGACGGTTGCGGTGTAA
- a CDS encoding DUF3999 family protein gives MKRRAFILSIAIVAALPGVAVIAQSALSSWPFFVEVTPVAAGLNQFAVPLHVLDKAGANLGDLRLYDANSREIPYAVLIRAGEDDAEEVNGTLFNQANIGSTAREVSVDLGEDPGEHNEVEIETEGMNFRRSVEVEGGDTATGWKTLTTSGVIFSFGAANSTARSNRVSYPVSRYRYLRVRVSADKPREEQSPVITSVKVLMSRREKSEITNWEVSVPQPQLLRHNSAPASSWTLDLGARVPCDRLLLTVHDESFSRPFEVEVVDDPNNIRLVASGELTRRRGEQKPATITFNDEVYARKLRLIVTDHSNRSLSIFAVEAGAPLRQLFFELKEPSAQPLRLYFGNANATEPHYDFEDELQSRLTAPVAATAAGPLTNNPDYRPAPLPFTERVPWLIYIVLTASSVVLGLILFSLARNARNYEQANAQPDP, from the coding sequence ATGAAAAGGCGCGCTTTCATTCTTTCGATTGCGATCGTCGCCGCTTTGCCGGGCGTTGCGGTCATCGCCCAATCGGCACTTTCATCCTGGCCTTTCTTTGTTGAAGTCACGCCGGTTGCTGCGGGCCTCAATCAATTCGCCGTGCCGCTTCATGTGCTGGACAAAGCGGGAGCGAACCTGGGCGATTTGCGGCTTTATGACGCGAACAGCCGAGAGATTCCCTACGCCGTACTCATTCGCGCCGGCGAAGACGACGCGGAAGAGGTCAACGGCACCCTGTTCAATCAGGCAAACATCGGTTCGACCGCGCGCGAAGTTTCCGTAGACCTCGGAGAAGATCCGGGCGAGCACAACGAAGTCGAGATTGAAACCGAAGGCATGAATTTCCGCCGCTCCGTCGAAGTCGAAGGCGGCGACACGGCGACAGGCTGGAAGACACTGACAACGAGCGGCGTCATTTTCAGCTTTGGCGCAGCGAACAGCACCGCGCGATCAAACCGCGTCAGTTATCCAGTCAGCCGGTATCGCTATCTGCGCGTGCGGGTTTCGGCGGACAAGCCGAGAGAAGAACAGTCTCCGGTGATCACGAGCGTGAAAGTACTGATGAGTCGCCGGGAAAAAAGCGAAATCACAAACTGGGAAGTATCAGTCCCTCAACCCCAGTTGCTTCGTCACAATAGCGCGCCCGCTTCCTCCTGGACGCTGGATCTGGGCGCGCGCGTTCCCTGCGATCGGCTCTTGCTGACGGTTCACGATGAATCCTTCTCGCGACCTTTCGAAGTCGAGGTGGTGGACGATCCGAACAACATCCGTCTGGTTGCTTCCGGCGAGTTGACCCGGCGGCGCGGCGAACAGAAACCGGCGACAATCACTTTCAACGACGAAGTGTATGCGCGCAAACTTCGTTTGATCGTTACCGACCATAGCAATCGGTCTTTGAGCATTTTCGCAGTTGAAGCCGGCGCCCCGCTGCGGCAATTGTTTTTCGAACTGAAAGAACCGTCCGCCCAGCCGCTGCGCCTGTATTTTGGAAACGCCAACGCCACCGAGCCGCATTACGACTTTGAAGACGAGTTGCAATCCAGATTAACCGCGCCAGTCGCCGCCACCGCGGCCGGCCCGCTCACGAATAATCCCGACTATCGACCTGCTCCGTTGCCTTTTACTGAACGCGTGCCGTGGTTGATTTACATCGTGCTCACCGCCTCCAGCGTTGTTCTGGGGTTAATTCTGTTCAGCCTGGCTCGCAACGCTCGAAATTACGAGCAAGCTAATGCGCAGCCCGACCCTTGA